The genomic region GGCGCACCGCAGCCAGATGGAGCTTTTAGGGCGCTTTATGGAGGCCTTTGTGCGAAAGAACGAGCTTTTCGCCATGCCCCCCAGCGGGGCTAGCCCCTAGCGGTTGCGGCTGGACCGCACCTTGCGAAGCCGCTTGGGGGTGAGGTGATCCTTGGGCACCACGCTGATGGTGCCGTCTACCTCCAGCACGGCAACCTGAACATCCTTTAGCGCTGCCACCCCGTGCTCCCGTAAGGCGGCGAGGAGTTCCTCGAGGTCCACTCCCTCCCGCGCCAGGTTCTCCGTGATGGGCCTCCCGTCGTGGACAAGAAGGGTGGGTTGGCCCAGGAATGCTCCCTTAAGAGGGCTACGGGCGAGAAGCCTATCCAGAAGCAAGAGCAGCCCGGCCCCCAGAAGCCCACCCGTAAGGCTATTGTCGGGGCCGATCATGGCGTTTTGCACCGCATTGGCCAGCAGGAGAAGGGTGAGGAGGTCCACTGGGGTCATCTGCCCGAGGACCTTCTTCCCGCTGAGCCGCAGAAGGATGAGAAGGGTTAGGTAGACCAAGAGGATTCGAAAAAGGGTGAAGACCACCGTCAGGGGATCCCCCAGGGCTTCCAGCAAGTGCGGTCTCATGCCCCTACGATAAGGCGGACATTTTAGCTGCTACCGAAGCGGCCCAAGGTTAGACCTATCAGGAAAACGAAAAGGCCCCCCACCAAAACCTGGAGGATGGTGCTTCCCAAGTGGCTTCCCATATAGCGGTAGCGAATCCAAGCAATAGCCAAGAGCTCGAGGACCACCACGCTTGAGGCCAGGAGAAGCGCCAGCTGGATGTTGGGGATGAGAAAGGGAAGGGTGTGGAAGGTCCCTCCGAGGAACGTACCCACGCCCGTAACGAAGCCCCTAAGAAAAGGATGTCCGCGTCCAGAAAGCCGCCCATCATCGGATAAGGCCTCGGCGAGACCCATGGAAAGAGCGGCACCGAGGGCAGCGGCCATGCCCACCAGGAAGGCGCTATGGGGCTGCCGGGTAAGCTCGGCAGCGGCGAAAAGGGGAGCTAGGGTGGAGACTGAGCCGTCCATAAGACCAAGCAGGCCTGGCTGGACCACTTGGAGGATTAGGCGGGTGTTTGCGGGCTTCATGGTGGAGAGTGTAGCATCCATGTTCATTAAATGCAACTAGTTATTACTATCATCTAGTTTCCCTTTCCCCATGGCCCATCCCCGGAAGAAGCCGGCACAGGGGGCCACCGTGGCAAGAGATAACCCCTGGCTGGCTTTTGCCTTTCCAGGTGTTTCCGGATCATCCCTCAACTTGGCTACCACCCCAGACCGGCAACATGGATCCTTGGACTCCATCCCAGAATCCTATTCTTGACCCTGCCATGACCTGCTTCTCCTAGCATGGGGGCATGCGGATCCTGGTTACCAATGACGACGGCATCTTTAGCCCTGGTCTTTGGGCCTTGGCCCAGGCGGCGAGCCGCTTTGGGGAGGTGTTTGTGGTAGCCCCGGACGTGGAGCAAAGTGGGGTGGGCCATGCCATCACCATCGCCCACCCCGTGCGGGCCTATTCCCACCCCTCTCCCTTGGACGGTCCCCACTTTCCCGCCTACCGGGTGCGGGGAACCCCCGCCGACTGCGTGGCGTTGGGCCTTCACCTGTTCGGCCCCTTGGACCTGGTCCTTTCTGGGGTGAATCTAGGGAGCAACCTGGGCCACGAGATCT from Thermus albus harbors:
- a CDS encoding DUF421 domain-containing protein, whose product is MRPHLLEALGDPLTVVFTLFRILLVYLTLLILLRLSGKKVLGQMTPVDLLTLLLLANAVQNAMIGPDNSLTGGLLGAGLLLLLDRLLARSPLKGAFLGQPTLLVHDGRPITENLAREGVDLEELLAALREHGVAALKDVQVAVLEVDGTISVVPKDHLTPKRLRKVRSSRNR
- a CDS encoding VIT family protein; translation: MKPANTRLILQVVQPGLLGLMDGSVSTLAPLFAAAELTRQPHSAFLVGMAAALGAALSMGLAEALSDDGRLSGRGHPFLRGFVTGVGTFLGGTFHTLPFLIPNIQLALLLASSVVVLELLAIAWIRYRYMGSHLGSTILQVLVGGLFVFLIGLTLGRFGSS